From the genome of Spirochaetota bacterium:
AAATACAATAGATTATTTGAAATAGCAAATAAATCTTTCTTATTATTAACAGGAATTGGAACTTTCCCTATTTTTTTTACAAAATCAACAAAATCTTGAGATATTTTGAAAAGAAAATATACAAAAGATATATCAGAACTATAGTCTGTTGCAGCAGAAACATCTGATATTATTATATCAAGATTTTTCTCACAATTTAGTTTTTTGGCAAAATCTACACAAAAATTATCACATACTCCTCCATCCATTAAAAGCATATCATCTATTTTTATACTATCCATAACAAAAGGTATAGCTGAAGAAGCTAGAATAATATCAACTAATTGGCCTTTATTAAAAATAACTCTTTTACAATTATTAACATCTGCTACATTTAAATAAAGTGGAATCTTCAAATCTTCAAATTTCATATGATCAAGATATTTAATCAATATATTTCTTAATAAATTTGTAGCAGTTTTAGGTTTTAAAAAAAAGAATCTCCCTAATTTAACTAATTGAGAATATTCTTTTTTTAAAATCTGGTATATATTGTCAGCATTATATCCTGCTGAATACAAAGCACCAACTATTGAACCAACTGAAGTTCCTATAATAACCTCTGGCTGTATTTCTAATTCTTCAATTCTTTTAAGTACTCCAATATGAGCAGCTCCTCTTGCTCCACCACCTGATAGTACTAAGATTACTTTTTTAGTAATTAAATCACTTTTTACTGGAACATTAACATTTTTATATTCAATATCAGGATTAAAATACCTTTCTCTGATATAATCCTTAATTTTTTGTACTGTAAAAATTTTGTTTTCAAGCTTTTCTCTAAAATCTTCAAGTAAAGAATATAAATCATAATCTTTAATTTTTTTGACTTTTTCTTTAATAAAATTTAAATTATCTTTATAAAATTTAATGATATTTCGTATTTCTAAATTTTCAAAATCCTTATATTTATTTATAAAACTTAATTTTTCAAGCCTCTTTTTAATACCTTTTAAATTAAATCTTCTTAAAAACATATATCCCTCATAAAAATATATAAAAATAATATTTATTTATTTTTGTACCGATTATAATATAAATATAAAAAATTATTTTTAAACTATCAAATTTTTGATTATGAAAAAATTCGGTATTTCAATAAATCTTATTTTACATACTTTTTTATTTACATATTTATTTGCAAATAATTTAATTCTTACATTTTCTCAAAATAACATTGAAAATGTTCTTTTATTTCAAAAAGACACAAAAATATATACAATAGAATTTTTTTACAATAATGATAATGAAAAAAAAATCTCCTTTTATTATGTAAATGAATATATTATCCCAATTCTTTTAAAAAACAAATTTACTAAAATACAATATAATTCAGATTTAAGATTACCAATAGTTTCTTTCGAAAACCTAACACCAATAAAAGTTGAATATAATATTATAAAAGAACTAGATTTTAAAATTATAGATTATGGTGATTTGAATAAAAATTTTCAACTTTTAATAATTTTTTCAAAACAGTTTGAGAATGATTTTATTTTAAGACTAGTAGAGTTCAAAATATTTAACAAAGATTATAAACAACCAATATTCATATCTGGTGGAGTTCACATTAAAATTATAAACAATATGATAGAGATAGTTAATGAATTTTAAACTTTTTATTAAAATTATCTTCTAAAATTATCCCTGCTGCTACCGAAACATTTAATGAATTCTTTTTACCAAACATAGGAATATAAATAATATAATCCGATTTTTTTAAAATTTCGGGTGAAATACCAAACTCTTCATTTCCAAAGATAAAACAAGGATTTTCTATATTCAAATTTCTATAATCTATAGAACTATTTGTTTTTTCTATGCAAACTATTTTATAATTTTCTTTTTTAAAGTAATTAATAGCTTCCTCTGTATAATTAAAATATAAAACATGGATATTACATCCCATAGAAACTCTTTTTACTTTACTATTTTGCAATGATGGAGTTATTCCAGTTAATGCT
Proteins encoded in this window:
- a CDS encoding patatin-like phospholipase family protein, with amino-acid sequence MFLRRFNLKGIKKRLEKLSFINKYKDFENLEIRNIIKFYKDNLNFIKEKVKKIKDYDLYSLLEDFREKLENKIFTVQKIKDYIRERYFNPDIEYKNVNVPVKSDLITKKVILVLSGGGARGAAHIGVLKRIEELEIQPEVIIGTSVGSIVGALYSAGYNADNIYQILKKEYSQLVKLGRFFFLKPKTATNLLRNILIKYLDHMKFEDLKIPLYLNVADVNNCKRVIFNKGQLVDIILASSAIPFVMDSIKIDDMLLMDGGVCDNFCVDFAKKLNCEKNLDIIISDVSAATDYSSDISFVYFLFKISQDFVDFVKKIGKVPIPVNNKKDLFAISNNLLYLLNKRKTIGPEDIDGTEIIVTPLLFNMGIQDFDKVFWAYEAGYETSKKVFV